DNA sequence from the Salvelinus alpinus chromosome 7, SLU_Salpinus.1, whole genome shotgun sequence genome:
CTTTTTCAACTCTTCTTCAGGACAGCAGCACGTGCAGAAGGAACAGAATTGACTGCTATTCTGGAGATGCTGCTGTATTACTGTGTGTTATAGGCCATCTTCTAAAAAGTATCCCAATCAAGTTTGTGTTCTACCAATGAATGCTGTAAACAACTAAACATATTTCCTCAAACCATATTTCTCTTTATCGTGCTCTTTCACTACTCAGTGAAAGTATCTGGCTCTGTCCCATCTTCAGTCATCAGGTGAGCACACCAGGTGAAGCTGGTCCGGACTACCGACACTCCCAGTGCTTGAACTTCCATCTCCCAGGTCTCGGGACACCATACACGGCAGGTTGAGCTCAGTGGAACCACCGGGACTGGAGTCATTCCTGCTGACACATTCCTCCTCCAGGACCAGACAGAGTTCTTTGAGGTCCAGATTCTCCTTCACCAATCCATCCTGCATGCGCTCTAGGTCGGACAGTTTTTTCAAGTAGCCGCCCAGATCCTCACGCATCACTTTGGCTGCGTGGTGACCGAACAGCTGCCATTCCCGGGCCAGCTTCTTCACCTTTAGTCGGTCATCATCAAGGAAACAGCACAAGTCGCGCAATTCTGTGTTTTCTTCCTGGAGACGCTGGTTGACGGTTTTCAGCTCCCTGATCTCAAGCAGGTGGCCCTGTAATTGTTTGTTAACTTCTTTTATCAGCCGTCCACGCTGGATAAGAGCAGAGATCTTCTCTGACTCCTCCTTACGCAGTCGACTCACCAGCTCTTCTTTAGAGCAGGAGAGTAAATCCTCGTCAGACATCTTTGACAAGTCTCTGTTGTAGAGCTCACTGTCACTCCCCATATTGTTTGGACTGATCTGTAATTCAATAACCTGAGAAATAGCCTTTCCCGATTACAGGCAGTTGAGGGTACAAATAACTTCAGCAAATTAACTTTAGCCTACAATTCCTGGGATGCTCTGCAATGTGCATGGAGGCTACAGTCAGCTTTTTACAGTCAGCCCTGAATTGTATGACTATCAACTGACTCTATCCAACCATGGAAGCAAAATATAGGTCAACAGTAATTCTTGGTTTTACCTATGGATAATGGGGAACAGTGCATGCTTCACATCAATGTTTTTCTATGAGCTATAAAATTCCCTGAACAAGTTCACTCTTGATATAATAAAACAAAGCAAAGAATTTCTATATGTTCAATATAAAATGTCAATCCATCACTCTCATATCTCAGATGATAATCTGTGATTATAGGCTTTGTAAAAAGAGTTTGCATTAATGTCCAGTTTTCCCTTTGCCTTTCCTTGGTTACCTTCAGCAGGGTGAGGGGTTTTCGTGATTCTGCAATCCGTTATTTCGTTTTTATTGTGCAGTTGACTCGTCATCCTATATCGGAAAACCTTGGATAAACTACGATAACGTTATTTTACTCAGATCTTCATGTCTTATTATCAGAAGTGACGTGCTGAAGAGCATCTGCTTTCGTTCTGTCCGAGTAAATGTTGTATTCCCTCTGTTTGGAGAATTTGTTCATGGCATAACATTCCTTTTGATTATAACCCCAAAAGAGGCAGTAATTTGAAATTCACCGAAGAAAACAAACAAGGCTCTGAAGTTTCAAAAAAGAAAAATGCATCCAGATTCCTGCTCATCCTATTGCATTGGTGTGTGGAGGATTACAATGTCGGCCTTCTTCCACTGTCATTATAAGGCGGATGTCTCCTCTCAGACTCGGTTTTTCTCTccactcagtgaatttcagaaaatgaCGCCCATTTAAAAATAATGGGATTTTCTTCTATCCTCTCCCTTCACATAAAAAGCAATAGAAATTAGTAGTAATCATCCATGTAGTCTTTTAAAAACGAAATGAACAAACACAATAAAAATGTAGGACGAAATCGATACAGACCACGTTTGTGGAAGAGATGCTCGGTTTAACAGTGAAGGTCAAAATATTCACTGATGTTTTAAAAACACCGTTTCTTGATATTATCCTACAAAATGATTTAAAAACGATTACATTCTTGAGCATTGAAGTATGGTTGTCGGATGGTGGTTGTGAAGGAGGCGGCCGTAGGAATGCCCCTCTTCCgaatccctcccctctctctttccgttTGGTCTTCCTTTACGGTAAAATAATAGCTTACACTAcatttatttcattttattttgtgTGATGTCATTTCTTTCGATGGAATAGCTTATACTACGTATTGTATCCCGTTGAAAGAAATGACATCACACAAAATTTGAATGCATGTGTTTATACTATTAATTTTGTTTAGGATGTATCACATTTGTGTTAAAATCTACGGGCAGTCCTGAACTACAATAAATTATTCGGAATATATAGCAATCATATCACATACCATTGTATATTTGTATTCCATATATATTTGTTAAAGACCTCCCCACATGACCCcactctccaccccctccaaccGTAGgcccacaaacgcacacacacgcacacgcatgcacaaCAGAATATGACACACAAGCATCAGAGTCACACTTTGACACAGAACAATAAGTGAATCAGAGTTACAGTGTAGTCTACACAATTTCAAATACACAGATGGAAAGTGTGACAAAAGTTTTAAGCATGAGGTATTTGGCCACATCCTTCCACCCTTCATTCCAGCTCTATTGTTTCAGTGAGGCCATAACAATATAGGGTGTTATACCGGGACTGGGGGAAGCAGGGGATGGAATCAGGGTGAGGTTAGCTAACAGAAGGGCTGGAACTGGGAGAGGGTTGTTTGGTTGGTTTGCAGTGAGGTGTAAAACAAAAAGACAGTTGACTGTGTACTTTTTCTCTTTTGTAATTTTGAAGGGCACAGACAGATACAGCAAAAGGAGGATgggaggggcgaggagagggatttGGTGGGATTTATTCAGATAAATCTCTGCAGGGAAAACAtgcgcaaaaacacacacacaccataattcATCATAGTAGTTATCTActttttaacattttatttgtgtTTATTATGGTAAAATAACCGTTCTGATATTCTGTTTTACATAATGTAATTTGCGTATGTTTTGTATATCAAAATATAATTTTACAATATAAACTTGTGCAACATGTTCTCATGTAGGTTACATCATATTTTTCATAGATTGTAGTAtttcacattttttgttgttgaaaataagTAGTTCAAAGTGTGCTGCTGAAAAGGTTTAAATATGGCCGCTATACCAGATACGAAAGAGGAAGCGAGACACTCTACTCACAGTTTTTTCTGATTCAATGAAAGCCAATGAACTAAGTAGAACAGACCCAGCTGCTTTAGAGAGACatagtaatggcgtctttttgtaggcactaactctgccatggttcgttggacaaagcctatTGGGAAATTAATGGCATTTCTAGAGGGTTTTTGGATAAACGCCGAAAATAAAGTATGATAAACACAGGTTTAGCAGATCTCATACGTTtcgttctatgagataatcttcatcagctaacgtcactttttgtggattttgaagcatttatgtttaaaaaaatgcaTATTGTATAAAGGTCATGTtcactgactgatattatcttaTATAATAAAACGTAGGCTATAAGATATCCttagcctgtgttaacctcagaccttattttcggcatttatcccaaaaccctattctttccaCATTAATTTTTCCCAGTGGAATGGCTGAAGGAACCAGAGGTAACTAATTTCcgttttttaggactacaagctagCGAGCTCATTGGTGTCTATGGTAGACACACCCCGTTAAATTGACCGGAACTGATAAAAACATGTTATGGTAAACAGCCAACCATCTTTGGCTATACTCATAGAGAtcgatagaggactcatcttagTATGTGTGCCATTATAGCATTTGTGACAGCAtgagcagcgccattgaggcaatctccattttgaagtagttaattttcttcttcacgattggctgacccctcctgatgacccagccaatgaagttggaagacCCGCCCAgctgactacattaaaatggtggaagccctcaatggcgttGCCCATGCGAAAAATGCCATTTGGGCCACTGGACgcttctatcattctctatgggctATACCAGACATACTTATCTGGCTATATAAAGATACTTCCTGTAAAGGCACAATAAAGTGTTGTTCACAGGTCTTTTCTTCCGTTTATTTTTCGAAAAAAAGGCTTCGTTACAGCATTAGCAACGGATGACAATGTCTCCAGCAGTAAATGTATAGTTTATAGGAGCTTATTATCCGTTCTGTTTTTAGATAATAATGAATTATCTAGCTAGCAACGTTAGCTAACGGTAGTATACCAGTTCTGGACAGCCGGGATTATTACTCATCCTAGTTAAAACGCTTAGCTATATTATAACAGTCTAGAGTATTGGAACCTTAATTTAAAAAGGTAAGTATCATCTTGTTTAGTCAGATAATGTATACAGTTAATGTAGTTCCAAGTAACTAACGTTAGTAAAACATTGACTTGCTAGTACAAAACATTGACTTGCTAGTACAAATGCATTGAATTCTACGTCGGGGAGATATGAGCATTTTAATCAGGAAACTTTCCCCTCACAACCTCTACAAagcagaatgttgaataaaattatattttaaagtACTTTACCGGTTGTCCATACGGTTGGTCTTTTTAGCTTGTAGGAATGTTAGACAATATATTCACAAAGTATAATTACAGAAACTTTTCAAAGCGCTGGTAATTTATTGCATTCAGATTTCTATCACCTGAAGCATGTGCAGAACCATGTGCATACTTGCTGTGCTCGTGTTTACGAGTCACCTGCATGTATTTGTATCTTGTGCACATGCTTCAGGTGATAGAAATCTGAAAGCACAACCAGGAATTTGAaaagtttatttaactaggcaagtcagggccaattgtgcgctgccctatgatACTCTCAATCACAGCCCgagatcgaaccaggatctgtagggacgcctctagcactgagatgaagtgccttagaccgctgcgccactcgggagcactatataaagcaggcagaccggCCTCCTGGGCTGTTTGCATGACAGTGTCTATGGTTTACTGAGAATGGTGCaacagtcctgtgggcgaaaacggGTTGTTGATGAGAGatgtcgaaggagaatggcaagaatcgtgcaagctaacaggcataccaca
Encoded proteins:
- the LOC139581269 gene encoding coiled-coil domain-containing protein 85B-like, which codes for MGSDSELYNRDLSKMSDEDLLSCSKEELVSRLRKEESEKISALIQRGRLIKEVNKQLQGHLLEIRELKTVNQRLQEENTELRDLCCFLDDDRLKVKKLAREWQLFGHHAAKVMREDLGGYLKKLSDLERMQDGLVKENLDLKELCLVLEEECVSRNDSSPGGSTELNLPCMVSRDLGDGSSSTGSVGSPDQLHLVCSPDD